TTAGTTCTCCTTTCATAGAAACATGAAATTTACAAAATCAACCTAAGAACATATAAAAAGAGGAAGATGATAGTCACTATCAAGTACATGAGTTAGTACTTCGCATCTACAGGGGAAACTATACAACTATACAAGGTTTCAGTTTTAAAGGAGGCATAAAACTGAAAAGATATAAGGTGCAACTAACATATGAAACACACTATGAATTGGTTTGGTTTTAAAGCTTACTACAGGGATGCGGATATAGATTCCCAGTAAAATGTATTAATGACATCTACTGTATAAAATAGTCGAAAGTAATCTGGAAGCTATTGTATTGGGATTATATGAACCTCGGCATTTGTGATGAGCATATCTGGATGTTCTCGTAGAGTAGCACATACTGCCCCTATCCGAAGAGGCGATTGACTTCTACAAATCTTGTATTACAAACACTAGAATTGAAAAGGGCACAGCTTTCTTCCTTTTCCTAGAACCAAAGACCTTATGCCTTCATATAATAAGTATTTACAGTAGAAAACCTTCCTAAATGAAAAATAACTATATCTTTATGCATGTGCATGCTAATTTGCATATAAACTACTATAGGACACCCTTCAAAACTACAGGTCATATATCTACTCACGTAATATGCAAAAGGATATGTATGAGTTTTGGTAGAGCATATGCAACAACACAACTATGGATTGAGGGCCTTATGTTGAAGCATAACCCTTTAATGGTGAAAAAGGTATAACTGTTACACCATTTGAAACATATCAcaaaaatttaagggcatgtttggCAGTGTTTGTGTTTTTCGATACTTCTGAACATATAAaagctcaaattttttttttgtttttgcattataatatttaaacagaaaataaaaaaatagaatgcACAAAACTGATGACATATTTAAGATTTCGATTAGTAttattaatatcattaaaattttctGTAATGGACTTCTAATTGAAAAGCAAGGTAAGATTTAGTATGAAAAGGGGTTTAATTTAAGATTCCGAACAACAAAAAGGGATGCTAACTCTCCGTCGCAAAGTAGTAACCAATATCATCTTCATTTTCCTGTTTCTTTAATCACTTGTTGGCTTTAAGGATGGTATAGAGAAGTAGACGGTCACCTAGTTATGCCACCATCCCTTCCGATATTATTTTGGAAGATATCCTGCCATTGTTTACTGTTCTTTAGCAGCTTATTGGACAAGCATTTCAGCTTCTTTGTTATCATTCAGTAGCAATGCTGTGATGTTGACTATTTTGCTCGACTTCTTTCGGGTCCATTTGCTACTTACTTTCATTCTTTGTCTTAATGCTCTTCTCTATCGAGTTAACTAATGAAAATTCAATTACTACTTCATGATAGGTAGGTTCAATAGTATGTTTTTTTCTTATGTAATTTAATGTTGGTTGCAGAGACCACAACTGGTGAAAGGAAACATGCAGCTCTTTTCCGTGGATCAGCAGCGAAGTCAGGCACTTGAAGCACATGCTGCATCCTTTGCATCATTCAAGGTTAGTTTTTTTCCATTGTCTTATATTGGTGTACACTGATTCCTACAATTGCTGTTCATGtttgtctttctttttttctccatTCTTGATTCTCTGGTCATCTCTGTCACAGGTGGTTGGGAATGAGAATCCCTCCACTCTCATTTGTTTTGCCTCAAAGTCTAGTAATGCTGGACAAATTACCTCAAAGTTGCATGTCATTGAACTTGGAGCCCAACCAGGTACGTCActgtttattaattttaattattagtcATCTGCAGGAGTGTTCAAGAGGAAAGTCAATTGTCCATGTGAAGAGCAAGGGTTAATAGCTTTACAGTTACGTTAGAAAAAAATCTCCCATTACTTATTACATTCGGTGGAAATGACAATATCAGAATTTTTATTTGCATTTTCTGAATATATAGAACACTAGGTGAAAGAATTTAAGAAAGATAAGAGGCTGAAATTTAGTCTTATTTTACTATGATACTGATTGTGAGATCAGTTAAGAGCCTACTTTGTTCTTTTGGACCTTATAGTTGGGAATTCTCCAACACTTGGGATGGTTGTATCTAGAATAGTTATGGACAAAAAAGAACGAGAAAAAGATTACCTCTGTTCAAGAACATGGTTTGATTTGGCATGATACTTCTTTTTGGTATCTTTTCTCCTGAAAAAAGTGAAACCTTTACCAGGGAAGCCAGGTTTCACAAAGAAACAAGCAGATCTATTCTTTCCACCAGATTTTGCAGATGACTTCCCTGTGGCAATGCAGGTGATGGTCAAGCTATTCCAGTGAAATCTCAATAAAcatatttgtatttttattaaattactgTCCTAATTGTTATTCATTTTGGCAGATCTCCCAAAAGTACAGTTTGGTATATGTCATCACAAAACTTGGTTTGCTATTCGTATATGATCTTGAAACAACAGCAGCAGTTTACAGAAATCGAATCAGTCCAGATCCTATATTTCTCACAACCGAGGCTTCAAATATTGGTGGATTTTATGCGATCAACAGGAGGGGCCAGGTTCTGCTGGCTACTGTTAATGAAGCAACAATTGTGCCATTCATCAGTGGGCAAGTATGTTACTGCATCAGCAATTTTTTTTGACATATTTCACTTGTTTAGATATGTTATTGACCATTGTGTATCATGACCTTCACAAGTTGAACAATCTGGAGCTTGCTGTTAGCATTGCAAAACGAGGCAACCTTCCAGGAGCAGAGAATTTGGTAAGTTATAaatcttttatttattattaaactgtAATTATAGATATGTGAATGGTTACTCATGAACTGACAGATCATTTACTTTCTATATTCTCCAGTTCCTGAAGTGTTTGGTTTTGATCTTTGTTGGCCATGCTTATCATTTCATGAATGACAATACCTTTCTAAGTTGCCAAAAGATGAACGCTCAAGTGAAAGCAAGGAACTCGTgaatatcaaaatttaaaatataattaaggagATATACGATCagtgaaataaaaatatgattaaggAGATATAGCAATGACAAATTCGATCCTGTAAACAATTAATTGGCTGTATTAACAAGAAATTAACTATTATTAAAGATGATTAACATTGCAAGAGAAAGAAACAAAGGGAAGGAAAGGGGAAGAAGTAGAGAAAAGTAGAAGAGGGGGGAGGTTGACTATTGGGATGGTAGTCTTCGAAGAGGAGGGAGAGGGTGGCTGTAAGTTGGGAGgagggaggggggtggggggtgattgtgaaagaagaggagaaagaaaaagaggaggaatgAGGAGAATGTGGGAGGGGACTGCAAGAGGGAAGGAGAGAGGGAAGGAGaagggaaaaggagaagaggaggaatgaGGAGAACGTGGGAGGGGAGGGAGAGGGGGCTGTCGGGATGTgatggaggagggggaggagaaagagagagcagTGACAATGGATGGGAAGGAGGAGATGATTACCGCAAGAAGAAGATGTTGAAGGGCCATGTGAGAGGAAGCTGCACATTGGTAGTTGGAGTGTTGCCTTTTCACGCACTGCAAGATGAAGCCCTTTGTCGATCATCGGAGTGCCACCTTTGCACACACCGTGCAAGGTAGCCATTCGCCAGTACATTATCCAAGGAGGGTGAAGGGTTAGGGTTGCTCTTGCACGGGGGATGAGGGTGCGTGTGATGGGTGCCTCTTGTTTTCTTTAATCAAACCAGGATCACATGAGCACCTCAACCTGGTTAGCTCAGGCATGTGCTTAGGCAATGCCACGCTCGCACGGACCCAAATCGAGGTGATCGTGCCTTGCCTAGCCTCGTCTATATATGTAGACATAATAAATCCAAGCAAGATTTATGATATTAGTGGTTTGCTTACCACTTTGTATGCCTAGtgtaccagtgatttaaaaagcactaggcgccaaggtcccaaaacaccCGAGGCACTAgatactctgaaatattaaaatataaaaaatatataatataattaaaaatataattatttaaataaaatatgatattaaattaaaaatatattgttaacagtatattacttaagttagagggagagaaaaaaatattctctgaaatattaaaatataaaaaatatataatataattaaaaatataattatgtacattaaaaatatgatattaaattaaaaatattctattgacaatatattacttaaagttagagggggagaaaaaatgTTAACAGTAACAGAGGGAGATAGTAGCAGCGGtggaggattagtttaagatagtTGTAGCAGTGCTGCCAACGACAGCAGTGGCAGTGGCAGAAACTGTGGACAGCAGCAGCGACAACGAGGGAAGCTGCAGACAGTAGCAGTGACAACGACGAAAGATGTGAACAACAGCAGTGGCAATGGCGGAAGCTGCGGACAGTAGTGGCGACAGTGATGGAAGCTCCAGAGGGCGTCTTattacggccttagctggaattgccaaggcgtgagacacccttgcggccaaaacgtgaacttagcttacgttgcctaagtcgtgagacatccttgcagcaaagacgcgaacttagcttacgttgcctaagtcgcgcttcacccttgcgatattgctatgcaaagatcagcccacttgcaacctctcgcaggtcccaaaggacctgtaaaagagaaagttgattagttcgaaagaacgagcgacggacaagtcccgacgtctcgcgaaaaggggaagctttacaagcaattcagcgagcacctcgcgtgcacaagagaaaagagggagaaagggaaaacaaggactttagaaggttgaacgaacagctgcaagtccacaaacaactgctcaccgggtgttgggctcgacaacaagttcccgtcaaggtaacgtgcgaacttgcgaaaggttgttcaatgcccgacactataccgaagccccatccagtcctgtgccacccggggggttcaaaggggttgAGATGActgatgttttggtgagcggaggccggCTGCAGGAAACATcctgcggcacacgaaaacggagctgttttggggctgttttgctcggttcggtgagcggtcgttttgtagcgctgcaacttgttcgaacttacatttttacaagcaaaatgacttaaaaccaaggcaaaacaggctgccaagtagctgtacatgtagatgagagcgacgaacggttcgttgaacggagttgttgcgggtgtgcgacgaccgttcgtgacagtctgTCGGTGGCGAAGGAACCctgcggtcctctccctcgatagTGGAAGGAAGCGACAGCGGAAGGAAGCTATGAGGGCCATCAGACTCGTTCGTCGACGACAAAGGAAGGCTCGGTCCGTTGCGTCTATGGCGAAGGCAGCGGCAGAAAGTGTCAGCGGCGGAGGCAGAAGCAGCGCTAGGATTCCTCAGGGTCATGCAGGCGTGGAGCGTGGCTTTTGAGGTGAACTAGCCTTAAATCAATTCGGTTCACCTAATTGAATCGGGTGCTCGCCTGAAGCACCCAACGCCTACGTTCAGGCGAGCGCCTCATTGAAGCGTGCCGCCTGGTGTGCacacgaggtgctcgggcctcgcctcgcctcgcccgagtgctTAGGCGAGTGCTTGAgtgcctatttaaatcactgtaGTGTACCACCAGGCAATGCAACAGTATGAATCGGGAGCCAATGAAATCACCTAGTCTGTGTATTGGTCCATGGTCAATTTGATAATACCTGTCCTCGAGTATATTATAAACCTTAAGAATAAGATGAATAATACTTTCCTTTTGCCAATTTTCTGCTTTCTCTTTGGTGTTCTATCAATAATTTACATGGGGAAGAAAGTTTTATGCTGATAGTAGCTCCCTATGTATGGGAAGAATTGCATACACTTCCTCAGTTATATCAGTCATTAATAGGTACAGTGACATTGTTTTTCTTGTGTTTTATATTGAAGTGAGAGATAATTAGAACAAACATTGTCTTTGAATTTATATTTATTGCAATTTTCTTTTACCAGTGCTATTTGAGAACTTAATTAAGAGATTTTCTTATCATTTACATTTTTTTGTCTCTCCAGGTTGTTCAGAGGTTCCAAGAACTATTTTCCCAGACGAAATATAAGGAGGCCGCTGAACTTGCTGCGGAATCTCCACAAGGCATTCTTCGAACTCCAGAGACTGTTGCAAAGTTTCAGGTAATGTAGATTATATTGGTGTCATTTATTTTTGCTTCTTCCAGCATACTTGGAGCTCATGCTGCTTTGTCATTATAGAAATGCATGATTTGGAGTTGCGAAAGGTTTTTACACTGAATATCGTCTGTTAGTTCATTGATATACACTGTATCTttgaataagaaaaaagaaaaagaaaaaagaaagattatATACCCAATTTTCCTTATattttctatatttctctcaacatCTATTTTGGTATCTCTTATGCTGCAGAGTGTTCCGGTACAAGCTGGGCAGACACCACCACTGTTGCAGTATTTTGGAACATTGTTAACAAGAGGAAAACTTAATGCTTTTGAATCTTTAGAGTTATCTCGTCTTGTTGTCAACCAGAACAAAAAGAACCTACTAGAGAACTGGTTAGCTGAAGACAAACTTGAGTGCAGTGAAGAACTTGGGGATCTTGTCAAGGTAAGTGGCATACCAGACTCATGTAATTATTTCAGAGCTATCATAGACATAATTAAAACAGCTATTTGTCACTATTAGAATGTACTTTGTCAGTCAGCACATATCAGTGAATAGAAGCCTGTTATTTTGAGCATTGATTATTGTGTTTTTTGTAGACTGTAGACAATGATCTTGCACTGAAAATCTATATAAAAGCAAGGGCTACACCAAAAGTTGTTGCTGCTTTTGCTGAACGAAGGGAATTTGACAAGATTCTTATTTACTCAAAGCAGGTTACTTTTTTTCCCCCCCAAATTGTTCTTGAAGATATTCACTTAAACTACCAGTATATTTATTCCTGACTGAATGTCACCCTGGTGCATCCTGCTCCATCAGAAGATGCATCAACCTGACACAGTTATATTTTGACCTAGATATATGTTTCAGAAGAATATAATATTGTTCTTAATTGCAGGTTGGCTACACACCAGATTATCTTTTCCTTCTGCAGACAATTCTGAGGTCAGATCCTCAGGTAAGAGTATGTTCATAGTGACATGAGGGTGTCTAGGTAAATTGCATATATAGGTCTGATGGACCCTATGATGTGGTATGTAACTGCAACATTTTGAatgattcatcatttattttagaaGTTGCTTCACGGTTTACATTGTGAGATTTCTTTTAGACTTTGAAATTCCATCTgtttaatcttatttttcttaAACTTTTTGGGAGcagttaatttttttgaaaatccATCCGATTTCTTTTACAATCTTCTTTTCAGGGAGCAGTTAATTTTGCTCTTATGATGTCACAAATGGAGGGAGGTTGTCCAGTGGATTACAATACAATCACTGATCTCTTTCTTCAGGTTTAAATTCTCTCTCTGTACATGGTGTTTAAGGAAGGTGATAATAAATGCAAAAGTTtcatatatttgaaatataagtaaTGGAGTTGCAGTTCTCTGATTGTCTAGTTTTGTTGTTGACTTTTCCCTTAAGTAAATCTTAAAGTTGCTAAACGACTTCCTGATTTTTCATGGTTATGATTTGGTAGAGAAATCTGATTCGAGAGGCAACAGCTTTCTTGTTAGATGTCTTGAAGCCAAATCTGCCTGAGCATGCTTTTCTTCAAACCAAGGTAAGATTTTCTCAAAGTTAAGGCATGTAAGGTTTTCTTTCTTATATTCTTGGTCTCTTTTTGACCTTTCTAAATTATTGCaggttttagagataaatttggtGACATATCCGAATGTTGCAGATGCTATATTGGCTAATGGAATGTTCAATCACTATGATCGTCCTCGGATTGCTCAGCTTTGTGAAAAAGCTGGCTTATATGTGCGAGCCCTTCAGGTAGTATACTTTGTAGATATTATTTGGAGGCAAGTTTTCCATGTTTCAAATTATTAATCAATTGTATCTGATGTCACAGCATTATTCGGAGTTGCCTGATATAAAACGTGTCATTGTGAATACTCATGCCATTGAACCACAGGTACCTTAGTTACATCATTTCATCCAATTATATAGATAGTAAACTAAATATTAAATCAGAACTACCTCACTACAGGCGCTTGTTGAGTTCTTTGGGACACTTTCCACAGAGTGGGCACTAGAGTGCATGAAGGACCTTTTAATGGTCAATTTGAGAGGGAACCTTCAGATAATTGTGCAGGTAacttttcttctcttattctgGAAGTTTTTTAAGATGACTTTGTGCAGGTTtatgacatatatattttttgcagACTGCGAAAGAATATTCTGAGCAGTTAGGTGTGGATGCCTGCATAAAATTATTTGAGCAATTTAAGTCCTATGAAGGTCTTTacttcttcttgggttcttatTTAAGCTCCAGGTATTTGCTCAGACTAGATAGTTAAGGATTGGTGCTTTGCAAACATGGCAAGAAtgttgatctcttttttttttcttctttttgctggATTAAAACAGTGAAGATCCAGACATACACTTCAAGTATATCGAGGCAGCAGCAAAAACTGGACAGTTAAAAGAAGTTGAGCGTGTAACAAGAGAATCTAATTTCTATGACCCTGAGAAAACAAAGAATTTTCTGATGGAAGCCAAACTTCCAGATGCAAGGCCCTTGATCAATGTTTGTGACCGGTTTGGTTTTGTTCCTGATTTGACTCACTATTTATATACGAACAACATGCTCCGTTACATTGAAGGCTACGTTCAGAAAGTAAGATTTTCTTTTAACTGGGTGCTAGTTTTGTTTGCTGCAGTAATAAACTAGCATCCATTGTATTGAAGATCCAGGTCAAATTTGACTGTTGGAgttttggataattcagttcatttttcaaaaataattaaagtAGCTACTGTTGGTTCTTTGGGTTGTATTTATAGGTAAACCCGGGAAACGCTCCTTTGGTAGTTGGGCAACTGCTGGATGATGAATGTCCTGAAGATTTTATTAAGGGTCTGATTCTTTCTGTCCGTTCTCTCCTGCCTGTCGAGCCTCTTGTGGATGAATGTGAGAAGAGGTACGTAGCATTGCATCTTATCGTACCCTTGAAAACAATCTCCTTGGTCTAATGGGTTCTACGTCTAATTCTTTATATAAAACAGGAATCGGCTACGACTGCTCACACAATTTTTGGAACATCTTGTTAGTGAGGGTAGTCAAGATGTTCATGTCCATAATGCTCTTGGAAAAATTATCATAGACAGCAACAACAATCCAGAGCATTTTCTAACTACTAACCCATATTATGATTCGCGTGTTGTTGGTAAATATTGTGAAAAACGGGACCCTACTCTTGCAGTTGTTGCATATAGACGAGGTCAATGTGATGATGAACTTATCAATGTTACCAACAAAAATTCCTTGTTCAAGCTGCAAGCCAGGTGTGCCCTTGGAGTTTGTATGAAGTTAAATATGTTAAGAGGCTTTTTTTCTTGACATCGCTATTCACCTTTATGTGTCTTCTTTGTTGATAGATATGTCGTTGAAAGGATGGATGCTGATCTATGGGAGACAGTTCTTCAACCTGAAAATGAATACAGAAGGCAACTTATTGATCAAGTTGTTTCTACCGCATTGCCTGAGAGCAAGAGCCCAGAGCAAGTCTCTGCAGCTGTTAAAGCTTTCATGAGTGCTGATCTTCCACATGAACTTATTGAATTACTTGAGAAGATTGTGCTACAGAACTCTGCCTTCAGTGGGAACTTCAATCTGCAAAACCTGCTGATTTTAACCGCTATTAAAGCAGATCCACCAAGGGTCATGGATTACATTAATAGATTAGACAATTTTGATGGTCCAGCAGTTGGTGAGGTGGCAGTTGAAGCACAACTTTACGAGGAAGCCTTTGCCATATTCAAGAAATTTAACTTAAACGTTCAGGCAGTAAATGTCCTCCTGGATAATATCCAAAGCATAGAGCGAGCTGTAGAGTTTGCTTTCCGTGTTGAGGAAGATGCTGTGTGGAGCCAGGTTGCAAAAGCTCAATTGCGGGAAGGGTTAGTAAGTGATGCAATTGAATCATTCATTCGTGCTGATGATGAAACCCAGTTCCTCGATGTTATTCGGGCTGCTGAAGATGCTAATGTATACCATGACCTGGTGAAGTACTTGTTGATGGTGAGGCAGAAAGTTAAAGAGCCGAAAGTGGATGGTGAACTGATATTTGCATATGCTAAGATTGATAGGCTAGGTGAAATTGAGGAGTTCATTCTCATGCCAAATGTTGCTAATCTTCAAAATGTTGGCGACCGTTTATTTGATGATGCTCTTTACGAAGCTGCTAAGATTATATTTGCTTTTATTTCAAACTGGGCAAAACTGGCTTGTACACTCGTTAAGCTGAAGCAGTTCCAGGGTGCTGTTGATGCAGCTCGCAAAGCAAATAGCTCAAAGACATGGAAGGAAGTTTGTTTTGCTTGTGTTGATGCTGAGGAGTTCCGCTTGGCACAAATATGTGGTCTGAATATTATTATCCAGGTAATGCTTTATCATATGAAGGAACAATTTCCGTATCTATTGTTTTTACTAGGCCATTTAGAATGCTGCATATTCTGGTTTTAATTGTATGTTATCTGTTGACTTTTAGGTGGATGACCTGGAAGAGGTTAGTGATTACTATCAGAACAGAGGTTGCTTCAATGAGTTAATCTCTCTCATGGAGAGTGGCCTTGGCTTGGAACGTGCACACATGGGCATCTTTACAGAGTTGGGGGTCCTATATGCTAGATACAGATCAGAGAAACTTATGGAGCACATTAAACTTTTCTCAACCCGCTTGAACATTCCCAAGCTTATTCGTGTTTGTGATGAGCAACAACATTGGAAAGAACTAACCTATTTATATATACAGTATGATGAATTTGACAATGCTGCCACAACTATCATGAACCATTCTCCAGATGCATGGGATCATATGCAGTTCAAAGATGTTGTAGTCAAAGTTGCAAATGTGGAGCTCTATTACAAGGCTGTTCATTTCTACTTACAAGAACATCCTGACCTCATCAATGATGTTTTACACGTGCTTGCACTTCGTGTGGACCACACACGTGTAGTAGATATCATGAGAAAGGTGAAAAATTGTTCTTACAAATTTTTATGTGAGTTCACCATAATTTTTTAGTTCTATCATGAAAAAAGCAAACAAGGTGGTTTTGTTTTTACTGGAAATGCAGTTTTTCTGTTTGTATAAGGTTAGATGTGTTTCGGTCTAACACTTTCTTGCTTCAGGCTGGTTACTTGCATCTTGTGAAGCCATATATGGTTGCAGTTCAAAGTAACAACGTAGCTGCTGTTAATGAAGCACTAAATGAAATTTATGTTGAGGaggaagactatgatagattgcGTGAATCAGTTGATTTGCACGATAACTTTGATCAGATAGGCCTTGCACAGAGGGTAAAGTTGTTATAGATATTATTTCATTAAATAGTTATGGATATTCTCCTTATGAGTGTCTTGTTTCGTTAGATTGAAAAACACGAGCTTCTTGAGATGCGGAGGATTGCTGCATATATCTATAAGAAAGCTGGGAGATGGAAGCAGTCCATTGCACTATCCAAGAAGGACAACCTTTACAAAGATGCAATGGAGACGTGTTCGCAGTCTGGTGACCGTGAACTTTCAGAAGAATTGCTTGTTTATTTTATCGAACAGGTAAAGGTCTTGATGTGTCATACTGATTACTTATAAATACATGTTTTCAGGTAGAAATCTCTGAAGAATAGTTTGATATTTGAAAAAATGGTTGCAAACTAGTAATGATaccatattttttatcttttgagtTATCCTGGAAAAGGAACTtaggttttattttttatatgcttCTTACTTCATATAAAATGCTTCAGCGGTTCAactatttttttttcccttttatgcTTGGTTTGGAAGTATGAATCAATTGTTGTAACTTATGCTTTGCATTAAATCATGATAGATGTATATTTGTTTGTGCTAATCAATTCATAAAGCTAGTGCATAATATCCGATCTTTAGTGGTTAAGAATCTTAAGCTATTGTGTAATGTTGTGAAATTGTTTGTCTTGGTTATTGGAAGTGAAATATGAAATTATTATGTTAAGCATCACAAAGTGACAGTTGATAACTTATGATGATTGAGTTTCAAAATTCAACAACAATAATAGCATCCCAAAATGGGTGTGGTACTCTGTTCCGATCACTGAACCTGTGACATACGTTTTTCATTATCTTGTCTAGAGTGGCATCAAATAATTTTGAGTGACAACACACTAAAATTGTACagaaaatgtttgtatcatgcagcaaactatgaaaatcatgtAGATGCTGAATGATTTGTTGCCAACTAAGCtgtatcttgttctatgattcctTAGATGCTATTAACTCTAAACAATAATTCCTCATGTATATCTGATACAGCATAAGGTGAACCAATAGATAACATGTGTGGATAGTTGTAAAGGTGATATGAGCAAGATTATAggctataaataattaaaataatacatGGATTTTATTTCTATAGATTGCCATAATGTTTTTCACCTTCAGGCAGCTTTTAGACAGTTTGCATTTGCAAAATTCAAAGGAAACAAAATTTGATCAGGCCAATTTTCGTACGACCCCGCAATGTAGTATTTATTAATAGTCAATCTGTTCATGCCTTAACTACCAGAGTTAAATTTAATGAATTTATGGGATACACATTGCAGGGAAAGAAGGAATGCTTTGCATCGTGTCTCTTCATTTGTTATGACTTGATCCGTCCTGATGTTGCCCTTGAACTTGCCTGGATGAACAATATAATTGACTTTGCATTCCCATACCTCTTGCAGGTGCCGTCGTATTTCTTTGTGATTTCAGTTATTTTTTCGTTTTgttgattatgattattattaaaaaatatactcCTGTAAATGCTGTGTTTGTGCAGTTTATTCGTGAGTACACTAGCAAAGTTGATGAGCTTGTAAAAGATAGAATTGAAGCACAGAATGAAGTGAaaaccaaagaaaaggaagaaaaggatTTGGTTTCACAGCAGGTATATAGATTCTCTGCAGTTATTCCAGGATGTGTAAATTTTCCTGTTCCATAACAATAAAAATGTTGagactttttttttgtttgtctgtAGAATATGTATGCACAGTTGCTGCCTCTTGCTTTACCAGCTCCGCCTGGTATGGGAGCGCCAAACATGGGTGGACCTTATGCAGTTCCTCCACCAATGCCAGGCATGGGAATGCCTCCGATGCCACCATTTGGAATGCCTCCAATGGGAAGTTACTGAGAAATTTTGTTATTGGGACAACATGCAATGCTTGTTCTTAATGTGCAACGGTTCAAATCGATTGGAAACTCCAG
The DNA window shown above is from Musa acuminata AAA Group cultivar baxijiao unplaced genomic scaffold, Cavendish_Baxijiao_AAA HiC_scaffold_1082, whole genome shotgun sequence and carries:
- the LOC135666311 gene encoding clathrin heavy chain 1, yielding MAAANAPIVMREALTLPSIGINPQFITFTHVTMESDKYICVRETSPENSVVIVDMNMPMQPLRRPITADSALMNPNSRILALKAKIPGTTQDHLQVFNIEAKSKIKSHQMPEQVVFWKWITPKMLGLVTQTSVYHWSIEGEAEPLKMFDRAANLTNNQIINYKCDPTEKWLVLIGIAPGASERPQLVKGNMQLFSVDQQRSQALEAHAASFASFKVVGNENPSTLICFASKSSNAGQITSKLHVIELGAQPGKPGFTKKQADLFFPPDFADDFPVAMQISQKYSLVYVITKLGLLFVYDLETTAAVYRNRISPDPIFLTTEASNIGGFYAINRRGQVLLATVNEATIVPFISGQLNNLELAVSIAKRGNLPGAENLVVQRFQELFSQTKYKEAAELAAESPQGILRTPETVAKFQSVPVQAGQTPPLLQYFGTLLTRGKLNAFESLELSRLVVNQNKKNLLENWLAEDKLECSEELGDLVKTVDNDLALKIYIKARATPKVVAAFAERREFDKILIYSKQVGYTPDYLFLLQTILRSDPQGAVNFALMMSQMEGGCPVDYNTITDLFLQRNLIREATAFLLDVLKPNLPEHAFLQTKVLEINLVTYPNVADAILANGMFNHYDRPRIAQLCEKAGLYVRALQHYSELPDIKRVIVNTHAIEPQALVEFFGTLSTEWALECMKDLLMVNLRGNLQIIVQTAKEYSEQLGVDACIKLFEQFKSYEGLYFFLGSYLSSSEDPDIHFKYIEAAAKTGQLKEVERVTRESNFYDPEKTKNFLMEAKLPDARPLINVCDRFGFVPDLTHYLYTNNMLRYIEGYVQKVNPGNAPLVVGQLLDDECPEDFIKGLILSVRSLLPVEPLVDECEKRNRLRLLTQFLEHLVSEGSQDVHVHNALGKIIIDSNNNPEHFLTTNPYYDSRVVGKYCEKRDPTLAVVAYRRGQCDDELINVTNKNSLFKLQARYVVERMDADLWETVLQPENEYRRQLIDQVVSTALPESKSPEQVSAAVKAFMSADLPHELIELLEKIVLQNSAFSGNFNLQNLLILTAIKADPPRVMDYINRLDNFDGPAVGEVAVEAQLYEEAFAIFKKFNLNVQAVNVLLDNIQSIERAVEFAFRVEEDAVWSQVAKAQLREGLVSDAIESFIRADDETQFLDVIRAAEDANVYHDLVKYLLMVRQKVKEPKVDGELIFAYAKIDRLGEIEEFILMPNVANLQNVGDRLFDDALYEAAKIIFAFISNWAKLACTLVKLKQFQGAVDAARKANSSKTWKEVCFACVDAEEFRLAQICGLNIIIQVDDLEEVSDYYQNRGCFNELISLMESGLGLERAHMGIFTELGVLYARYRSEKLMEHIKLFSTRLNIPKLIRVCDEQQHWKELTYLYIQYDEFDNAATTIMNHSPDAWDHMQFKDVVVKVANVELYYKAVHFYLQEHPDLINDVLHVLALRVDHTRVVDIMRKAGYLHLVKPYMVAVQSNNVAAVNEALNEIYVEEEDYDRLRESVDLHDNFDQIGLAQRIEKHELLEMRRIAAYIYKKAGRWKQSIALSKKDNLYKDAMETCSQSGDRELSEELLVYFIEQGKKECFASCLFICYDLIRPDVALELAWMNNIIDFAFPYLLQFIREYTSKVDELVKDRIEAQNEVKTKEKEEKDLVSQQNMYAQLLPLALPAPPGMGAPNMGGPYAVPPPMPGMGMPPMPPFGMPPMGSY